Proteins from one Nitrospira sp. genomic window:
- a CDS encoding glutamine--tRNA ligase/YqeY domain fusion protein → MSTTPEPPTRSDFIREIVAADRAAGKHDGRVVTRFPPEPNGYLHIGHAKSICLNFGIANEQPGGICHLRMDDTNPTTEDPEYVQAIQEDVRWLGFDWHDQMFFASDYFERLYGYAEILIKKGLAYVDSLTADEMRRYRGTLTEPGQASPHRTRSIDENLDLFRRMRAGEFPDGAHVLRAKIDMASPNINLRDPVLYRIRHVAHYRTGTTWPIYPAYDFAHPLSDAIEGITHSICTLEFEDHRPLYDWVVAQCETPQRPQQIEFARLNVTFTVMSKRKLLDLVERKVVNGWDDPRLPTLKGLRRRGFTPEALRAFCEAIGVAKRDAIVEMQLLEHFVREDLNKRAPRVMAVLRPLRLVIENYPEGQVEQLDAVNNPEDPSAGTRQVPFSRVLYIDQDDFKEDPPKQFFRLAPGREVRLRYAYIITCVGVVKDPVTGEITELRCTYDPETKSGGAQAQRKVKATIHWVSASHAVDAEVRLYESLMLTDPSKIPADQDWTQQLNPHSLERLPSCKVEPSLASVAPGTNVQFERVGYFCADPDSAPTRLVFNRTVTLKDAWAKIEKSHTSR, encoded by the coding sequence ATGTCCACGACGCCAGAGCCTCCTACACGCTCCGACTTCATTCGCGAAATTGTTGCGGCCGATCGTGCCGCCGGCAAACATGACGGCCGGGTGGTAACCCGCTTTCCGCCGGAACCGAACGGCTATCTCCATATCGGACATGCCAAATCCATCTGCCTCAACTTCGGCATTGCCAATGAGCAACCGGGCGGAATCTGCCACCTCCGCATGGATGATACCAATCCGACGACAGAAGACCCCGAATATGTTCAGGCGATTCAAGAAGATGTCCGCTGGCTGGGGTTCGATTGGCATGACCAGATGTTCTTCGCATCCGACTATTTCGAGCGACTGTATGGGTACGCGGAGATCCTCATCAAAAAAGGCCTTGCCTATGTCGACAGCCTGACGGCCGACGAGATGCGCCGCTACCGCGGAACACTCACGGAACCGGGACAGGCCAGCCCGCATCGCACCAGGAGCATCGACGAGAATTTGGACCTGTTCCGTCGGATGCGGGCGGGCGAATTTCCCGACGGCGCGCATGTGCTCCGCGCCAAAATCGACATGGCCTCGCCGAACATCAATCTCCGCGATCCGGTGCTCTACCGCATCCGGCATGTCGCCCATTACCGCACCGGCACGACCTGGCCTATCTACCCCGCATATGATTTCGCGCATCCGCTGTCCGATGCGATAGAAGGCATCACCCATTCGATCTGCACCTTGGAATTTGAAGACCACCGGCCACTGTATGACTGGGTCGTGGCTCAATGCGAGACGCCGCAGCGGCCGCAGCAAATCGAATTTGCCCGGCTGAATGTGACCTTTACCGTCATGAGCAAGCGCAAATTGCTCGATCTCGTCGAGCGCAAGGTGGTCAACGGATGGGACGATCCACGCCTGCCGACGCTCAAAGGACTGCGCCGCCGCGGGTTCACGCCCGAAGCTCTGCGCGCATTTTGCGAAGCAATCGGCGTCGCGAAGCGGGATGCCATCGTCGAAATGCAGCTCCTCGAACACTTTGTCCGCGAAGACCTGAACAAGCGCGCTCCGCGCGTCATGGCCGTCCTCCGCCCCTTGCGCCTCGTGATCGAAAATTATCCCGAGGGACAGGTCGAGCAGCTCGATGCCGTCAACAATCCTGAAGATCCGTCCGCAGGCACGCGTCAGGTCCCCTTTTCCCGCGTCTTGTATATCGACCAGGACGATTTCAAAGAAGATCCGCCCAAACAATTTTTCCGGCTCGCCCCGGGCCGTGAGGTGCGGCTGCGTTACGCCTACATCATCACCTGTGTTGGCGTCGTGAAGGACCCTGTCACCGGCGAGATCACAGAACTTCGCTGCACCTATGATCCAGAAACGAAGAGCGGCGGTGCGCAGGCACAACGAAAAGTGAAGGCCACGATCCACTGGGTGTCGGCGAGCCATGCCGTCGACGCGGAAGTACGGCTGTATGAGAGTCTCATGCTCACGGATCCCAGCAAGATTCCTGCCGATCAGGATTGGACGCAACAGCTCAATCCCCATTCCCTGGAACGGCTGCCGTCGTGCAAAGTAGAACCCAGCCTGGCCTCAGTCGCTCCCGGCACCAATGTCCAATTTGAACGGGTCGGCTACTTTTGTGCCGACCCCGATTCGGCGCCGACCAGGCTCGTGTTCAACCGAACCGTGACGCTCAAAGACGCCTGGGCCAAGATCGAGAAATCCCACACCTCGCGTTGA